From a region of the Helianthus annuus cultivar XRQ/B chromosome 5, HanXRQr2.0-SUNRISE, whole genome shotgun sequence genome:
- the LOC110941059 gene encoding cytochrome P450 77A2 has protein sequence MHSPSIHPPLLIQPPSSPNPFNTHSPMEFSHTLVIFSTIFFTIILTLIRPKRRLNLPPGPPGWPIVGNLLQVAGSGKPFFQYVRELVPKYGPIITLKMGTRTMIIISRADVVHEALIENGQVFATRPAENPTRAVFSCNKFTVNAALYGPVWRSLRRNMVQNALSASKLRTFREVRGVAMDKLVDRLKAEAEANGGAVWVLKNARFAVFCILVSMCFGVEMDEKTIEQIDEMMKLVLLTLDPRLDDYLPLLRPLCSKKRKRAMEVREQQIAMLVPFIERRRAAIGSLGSDPTAAEFAYLDTLFDLTVEGRNDPPSNPEIVTLCSEFLNGGTDTTATAVEWAVARFIEAPSIQSRIYEEIKSVVGERKINEKDIENMPYLNAVVKELLRKHPPTYFSLTHSVTEPAKLAGYDIPKGANVEIYIPGISEDPKLWTNPDRFDPDRFLTGGESADITGATELKMIPFGVGRRICPGLGMATLHVSLMIGRMVQEFEWTSWPQNSKVDFSEKTEFTVVMKNTLRAMITSRV, from the coding sequence ATGCACTCTCCATCCATCCATCCACCCCTTCTTATACAACCGCCCTCCTCACCCAACCCATTCAACACACACTCACCAATGGAGTTTTCTCACACACTAGTCATCTTCTCAACCATCTTCTTCACCATCATCCTCACCCTCATCCGCCCCAAACGCCGCCTCAACCTCCCCCCCGGACCCCCCGGCTGGCCCATCGTCGGCAACCTACTCCAAGTCGCCGGTTCGGGCAAACCATTCTTCCAATATGTCCGAGAATTGGTTCCCAAATACGGCCCGATCATCACTCTCAAGATGGGTACCCGAACAATGATTATTATATCTCGGGCTGATGTTGTCCATGAAGCCTTGATTGAAAACGGTCAGGTTTTCGCTACTAGGCCCGCTGAGAACccgacacgggccgtgttcagttGTAATAAGTTTACTGTCAACGCGGCTTTGTACGGGCCGGTTTGGAGGTCGTTGAGGAGGAATATGGTGCAGAATGCGTTGAGTGCGAGTAAGTTACGTACGTTTAGAGAGGTTAGAGGTGTAGCTATGGATAAGCTTGTGGACCGGTTGAAGGCTGAGGCGGAGGCGAATGGTGGTGCGGTTTGGGTGCTGAAAAACGCGCGGTTTGCGGTGTTTTGTATCCTTGTTTCGATGTGTTTTGGTGTGGAGATGGATGAGAAAACAATTGAACAAATAGATGAAATGATGAAATTGGTGTTGTTGACGCTTGATCCGCGGTTGGATGATTATTTGCCTTTGTTAAGGCCGCTTTGTTCGAAGAAGCGAAAGCGAGCGATGGAGGTGAGGGAGCAGCAGATTGCGATGTTGGTTCCATTTATCGAGCGGAGGCGGGCGGCAATCGGAAGTCTGGGATCCGATCCCACGGCGGCGGAGTTTGCGTATCTTGATACGCTGTTTGATTTGACGGTGGAAGGACGGAACGATCCACCGTCAAATCCGGAGATTGTGACGTTGTGTTCGGAGTTTCTTAATGGTGGTACGGATACCACTGCTACCGCAGTTGAATGGGCGGTGGCTCGATTTATCGAGGCACCGTCCATTCAGTCACGGATTTACGAGGAGATAAAATCCGTGGTaggagagagaaaaattaatgaaaaGGACATCGAAAACATGCCCTATCTGAATGCGGTGGTAAAGGAATTATTACGAAAACACCCTCCAACTTATTTTTCTCTCACACATTCGGTTACGGAGCCTGCAAAACTTGCAGGCTACGATATACCGAAGGGGGCTAATGTGGAGATATATATACCCGGGATCAGTGAGGATCCGAAACTTTGGACCAATCCGGATAGATTCGACCCGGATAGGTTTCTTACGGGGGGTGAGAGCGCGGATATAACCGGGGCGACGGAGTTAAAGATGATTCCATTTGGGGTGGGACGAAGGATCTGCCCGGGTTTGGGGATGGCGACGTTGCATGTGAGTTTGATGATCGGTCGGATGGTTCAGGAGTTCGAATGGACGTCGTGGCCGCAGAACAGCAAGGTGGATTTTAGTGAGAAAACGGAGTTCACTGTGGTGATGAAGAACACTCTTAGAGCTATGATCACATCTAGGGTTTGA